From the genome of Ectobacillus sp. JY-23, one region includes:
- a CDS encoding IS1182 family transposase (programmed frameshift): protein MMGALKNHRDERVTTSIEELVPQDHFLRAVEATIDFAFIEEKLRPYYCEDNGRPSIHPITLFKMIFIGYFYGIRSERQLEKEIKMNLAYRWFLGFSLSDPVPDHSTISWNRRTRFVHTTIFEDIFQEIVRQAQSHRMVGGRALMTDSTHVKANANKNKYVQKLKKEQPKIYLEELEKAVTEDRQTNGKKELKPRKEGEAKQPTYIRSSTTDPDSGFLMRDGKPNGFHYLDHRTVDAKYNIITDTYITAGNVSDSGPYLARLKAQIKTFGFQVEAVALDAGYFTGHICKNLAKQNIFMVMGYRRFGKTNKEVPKRSFHYVKESNRFACPMGCILSYVTTDRDGNRQYKSNPDDCAACPLRPKCFSKQQKTRTITRHIWEDYKDLARANKKTSAGKRLYKLRCSTIERSFADAKELHGYRYARFRGRESVQMQAFLTAACQNMKKIALHLTKQVR, encoded by the exons ATGATGGGTGCACTGAAAAATCACCGAGATGAGCGTGTTACGACTTCAATCGAAGAGCTTGTTCCACAAGATCACTTTTTACGAGCTGTAGAAGCCACAATAGATTTTGCTTTTATTGAGGAAAAGCTTCGCCCGTATTACTGCGAAGATAATGGGCGTCCTTCCATTCATCCCATCACTTTATTCAAGATGATTTTTATCGGTTACTTTTATGGAATCCGTTCCGAACGTCAGTTAGAGAAAGAAATTAAAATGAATCTAGCGTATCGGTGGTTTTTAGGCTTTTCTTTATCAGATCCTGTTCCTGATCACTCTACTATTAGTTGGAACCGACGTACTCGCTTTGTTCACACAACCATTTTTGAAGACATCTTTCAAGAGATTGTCAGACAAGCTCAATCCCACCGCATGGTGGGCGGTCGCGCTCTAATGACAGATTCTACGCACGTAAAGGCGAATGCAAATAAAAATAAGTATGTACAAAAGCTAAAAAAAGAACAGCCCAAAATCTATCTAGAAGAATTAGAAAAGGCTGTAACTGAGGATCGGCAAACAAACGGAA AAAAAGAACTAAAACCTCGAAAGGAAGGCGAAGCCAAACAACCTACTTATATCCGTTCTAGTACAACAGACCCTGACAGTGGATTTCTAATGAGAGACGGAAAACCAAATGGGTTTCACTACCTCGATCATCGCACTGTCGATGCAAAATACAATATCATCACAGACACATATATTACGGCCGGGAATGTATCCGATTCTGGGCCGTATTTGGCACGTCTTAAAGCGCAAATAAAAACCTTTGGATTTCAGGTAGAAGCTGTGGCACTAGATGCGGGATACTTTACAGGTCATATTTGTAAAAATTTAGCGAAACAAAACATTTTTATGGTCATGGGATATCGTAGATTCGGAAAAACAAATAAAGAGGTACCAAAACGTTCTTTTCATTATGTAAAAGAGTCAAATCGCTTTGCTTGCCCGATGGGTTGTATCTTATCTTATGTGACGACAGACCGTGATGGAAATCGACAATATAAATCGAATCCAGATGATTGTGCGGCTTGTCCTCTTCGTCCCAAGTGTTTTTCTAAACAACAAAAAACGCGTACCATTACTCGACATATTTGGGAGGATTATAAGGACTTGGCTCGCGCCAACAAAAAGACAAGTGCCGGTAAGCGTCTGTACAAGCTACGTTGTTCTACAATTGAGCGCAGTTTTGCCGATGCGAAAGAACTTCATGGCTACCGGTATGCACGTTTTCGAGGGCGGGAGTCTGTCCAAATGCAGGCTTTTCTCACCGCAGCTTGTCAAAACATGAAAAAAATTGCCCTTCATCTGACCAAACAGGTCAGATGA
- the thiT gene encoding energy-coupled thiamine transporter ThiT: protein MVLKRTQMLIEIAMASALAIVLDIVPFLSFKLWAQGGSISFAMIPIFLIAFRWGWKAGLLNGLVFALLQLIIEPMVVHPVQGLIDYGLAFPAIGLAGLFANSLKNAAARGNRAGIWSSMIAGVLLGSLLRFLCHFTAGIVFFGAYAPKGQPVALYSLLYNGSYMLPAAILSIILLGALFSSAPILARTRSHV, encoded by the coding sequence ATGGTTTTGAAACGTACACAAATGCTGATCGAAATTGCAATGGCGTCCGCGCTCGCTATCGTATTAGACATTGTACCATTTTTATCATTTAAACTTTGGGCACAAGGCGGTTCTATTTCATTCGCAATGATTCCAATTTTTCTTATCGCCTTTCGCTGGGGCTGGAAAGCAGGTCTCTTAAATGGTCTTGTTTTCGCTTTGCTACAACTTATCATTGAGCCAATGGTGGTACATCCGGTACAAGGTTTAATTGACTACGGGCTGGCATTCCCTGCAATCGGATTGGCAGGTTTATTTGCAAACAGTCTTAAAAATGCCGCAGCGAGAGGAAACCGTGCAGGCATTTGGTCATCTATGATTGCGGGCGTATTACTAGGAAGTCTTTTACGGTTCTTATGTCATTTCACGGCAGGCATCGTATTTTTTGGTGCATATGCACCGAAGGGGCAGCCAGTTGCATTATATTCATTGCTGTACAACGGCTCCTACATGCTTCCTGCCGCAATTCTTTCCATTATATTGCTAGGTGCCCTATTCTCAAGTGCACCTATCCTAGCACGCACAAGAAGTCATGTTTAA
- a CDS encoding DUF1128 domain-containing protein — protein MDLSTVSRENIEHMVEAIKEKLRMVNAGAVRAENFNADMYEELRDIYEHVMKRETFSISEMQAITEELGTLIKK, from the coding sequence ATGGATTTATCTACAGTATCAAGAGAAAATATTGAACACATGGTTGAAGCGATTAAAGAAAAGCTACGCATGGTAAATGCCGGCGCTGTTCGCGCCGAAAATTTTAATGCCGATATGTATGAAGAGCTTCGCGATATTTATGAACACGTCATGAAGCGTGAAACATTCAGCATCAGTGAAATGCAAGCTATTACAGAAGAACTAGGAACACTAATTAAAAAATAA